The DNA segment GCTCAATTCGATGTTGAAGAGACGACAAAGCGAGTTCTGACATCCCATCGACCTGCGCTTGATTACTTCACGTCAATTTTCTCCCATTCTGCAGTTGAGCCAGCCGTTTCCTTTCCGGATGAGGCAAAACTTCAGGAGTTCGCTCAAACGTTAACTGAGGGACAAGAATCAGCTTCGATGCCAACAGCGGCTCGGATCGAAGAACAAGACGGCAATTTCGTCGTCATTCCCGGAACCGATGGCCGTGGTGTTCCAGTCTCAGAAGTAAAACGTGTTGCCACTGAGCTGGCAATAGCTCAAAAATCACTTGACGTTTCAGTGCAGACAGCTGCTTTGCCGACGCAAGCTCCGAGTGAAGAGATGAAAGCACTCGCTACACATGTTAACCAGCTTCGCGACGCTGAGGTGAGCATCGTCGTCGGTGATGAGACGATCACTGCTGACAGCGCAACGAAAACGTCATGGGTATCGATAGTGGACAACGCACCGCAGATCAATAAGGATTTAGTCACTCAGTGGGTGACTAGTATTTCTGAAGATTTGGTTACTGAAGAGGTTGTTGGCATCCGTTATAAGAATGATCGTGGTGACATCATTCGAGTCGGCGCGCAAGCAGTTCCGGCACAGAATTTAACAAATGTCGACCAAATCGTTTCAACTATTTCCACTAATATCCTGAATAATGCTCCGACGTCGCAGACGGTGGAAGTGAGCACTGGAGAAGAAAAATGGGAAGACCGCCTAGTGGCTGTTGGTGCCGAGAATCTTGCTTATCTTGCAGCTGAAGGGGAGAAGTGGATTGATGTCAACCTGTCAAACTTCACCGTCATGGGCTACGAAGGCGCGACTGCGGTCAAAGGTCCCATCCCGCTCATTGCCGGAGCAGCTGAGACACCGACCATCACCGGAACTTTTAATATTTGGCACAAGACACCAAGCCAGACAATGCGTGGAACAAATGTCGATGGAACTCGGTACGAGACCCCAGGCGTTCCGTGGATCATGTATTTCCAAGGTGATTTCGCGATACACGGTGCTCCCTGGCGGCGCTCATTTGGATATGATGCGGGAGAATATGGTTCTCACGGATGTGTCAATGTTTCTGTTTCAGATGCGAAATCCCTATACGATTGGGCTCCAAAGGGAACTGTAGTCGTTTCGCATTACTAGAATATACAGCTAACTTTCAGTAGAGATATGTTTCAGGAACTGTTGCGTTGGTTAAGGTATAGAAGTGCCGAAAAAGAACAATTCTGTGTTTTGGGACGTTGAAGTTGCTCCCCGCTGGGCAGGCATCGAACCGGTTTATCAGTTCGACAGTTCTGAAGTTCAGGTTATGCTCGGGTATATCGACGGACAGAAAAGTCTCGATATTTTCGGTGAAGACGCAGCTGTGATTGATCAGCTTGCATATGTTAAAGCGTCGTTTGACCGTCCCGATCTGAGCACTATGCCGAAAAGTATCCCAGCACTACTCGATGAAGAAACCCGTGATTACTTCGGTCCATCCTTCGGGTGGGACTGGGATTTTTATTATACGGAAACATCTTTGCGTGATGTTGACGGTACCGAAAACGTGGAATTGCTAGACTGTAAATCGTCACTATTCCAACGCTATTCCCACGAGATCTACGATGCCCTTCGACAAGCGAACCCCATTAGTGACGCACTGGAACATTTTGAAGAACTTTCGTGGTTCATTATTCGAGAAGATTCAGGGATTGCCTGTGTCCTAGGTTTCGAAAAAGATGGTGACAAGGCGTATCTCCACGGGTTAGGAACGAACCCTGCCTACCGGGGCAGAGGGTATGCACAAGCGATTATGGTTGGAGCTACAAATCAGTTGTTACACACAAACACGATGGTCTATTTCAGCATGTGGGGATGGAACAGTGCTGCACGCCAACTATATTCCAAGATTGGCGTGCAACACGGTGCTGAGTTAACTCATGGTAGGCGTGAACCTTTCACTGAGTTGAATGCTCAGTGGTGAATAGCAAACCGCTTATAGAGTTTTCTTAGTGGACGTGGTGCCCACCAATTCCACTTACCAAGGATGGTCATCATTGCTGGCACTAAGAGCATACGAACGATAGTCGCATCAACGACGACAATGATTGCTAGGACGACTCCAATCTGTTTGATCGCAACGAGTTCGCCGAAAACGAAGCCGATGAACACTGCGATAATGATGGCTGCTGCGGAGGTAATGATTCGGCCCGAGCGTTGTAAGCCGTGTTCGACAGCCATATCGTTTGATTCTCCAAGATCCCAATACTCTTTAATGCGGGCGAGGAGGAAGACTTCATAGTCCATTGCAAGGCCAAACCCGAAGGCAATCGCGGTTGCCACGACGAAGGTTTCAATGCCACTTGTTTGGGGCAAGCCGAACAAACCGTGGTTAAAGAGGAAGGCTGCACCGCCTAGTCCAGCTAGGAGAGATAAGCTATTAATAACTAATGCCGTTAGTGGTGCGATAATCGATCCCGTCATAAAGAATAACAAAACAACGACAGACGCAATGACGATTCCCAAAGCGATTGGCGTATCAGACGCGATGGAGGAAGCGAAATCCATTTGAAGCGCTGCCGGGCCACCAACATCGAATGAGAAACTGGCATCTAATCCGCGAATTTCGGAAACAAGGTCTGTTACCTCCTTGCTGACTGCATCGTCGGTATCGACGTCAAATCCAATAACTACACCATTGTCAGTGGCGACCGGTTCTCGTGCACCCGTAATACTGGGAAGCTCTTTAATCTGCTCAACTAGTGCAGTGGTATCGGAGACATCTGCGTGCGCAAGAAGCGAAATTTCAGGTGTCGAAAATGCTGGAAAGTCCTTATCCACAGTGGCTATGACGTGCTTTTCTTCTGAATCTTGCGGCAAGTAATCGGTGAAGTTTGAGCGCAAGGTCAAGCCCAGTACCGGAGCTGCAATTATCCCCAGTAGGAGCAACGTCGACACAACAATTTGCCAGGGGCGCTTTTGTACCCAGCGGGCCAAGCGGGAGAATATTCCTTTATCTGATGCGGAATCACCGAATCGGACGAAAAGGAATCGCATAAGGGTAAAGCGTGAGAGCGCCGAAGGAGCAACGAGTTTTCTTCCGCTGACAACGATGAGAGCGGGCACTAGCGTAATCGCTGTGGCTACTGCCAGAAGCGTGACGATGACGCCACCGATTGCGATCATGCGTAACATCGGGGCGTTCATGAACAACAGACCAGAGATAGCCAGAGCAATCGTCAAAGCTGAGAACGCGACTGTACGACCAGCAGTTGTAATAGTTTTTTGAATAGCGTAAGCAATATGCTCCTTAAGTTCTGGACTATCTGGATCATTTGTGTACTCTGCGATCTCTTCTCGATACCGCGAAACGACAAGTAAACCGTAATCGATCGAAAGAGCTAGGCCTATCAATGTGACGATATTAAGAATGAAATTATCGACGTTCGTAATGAAAGTGATCGTCCAAACTGCGCCAAGTCCGATAGCAATAGAAATAAGGGCAGACCCAAGGGGGAGGCCAGCAGCAATTGCACCACCGAAAACAACCACCAGAAGTACCAATGCGATTGGCAATCCAACAGTCTCGCCAGTGACTAAGTCTTCAGCGGTCTGATCGAGAATAACATTTGTTGCAAGCGTGGCCGATACAGCAGAGACCGTAATATTGTTATCTGCGTCGTTCAACGTATCAGAGAGGCTAGTGACGTGATCCTTGACGTCGGCAACTGTCTGTGGGAACTGTCCTGGATCAAGTTGGGTGACAAGGACAAATGAGTTACCGTTGGTAAAAGCTTTCGCCGGGTTGGGCACATCTATTGTGGCTTGTCGGGCCTGTGTGCGTGCTTGTTCCGCGATGGCCATTTGGGCTTCTGTAGTTGCTTGTTCGATGATTTGCTCGCGTGCAGCATACTCAGCTTCGGGACCACCTGTGCTGCGGGCCTGCTCGAGAAGAGGTGCCGCTGATTGGAGTGCACCTTGTGCAGCTTGATCGATGAATTCTTGGTTGTCACTGATTGCTTGTTCGACTGCTATATCGATTTGTGCCGCTAGTTCTTGCTTGAACCGTTCATCTACGTTTTGCGGATCGTTCACGGATGCTACATGGGGCAGTGCTTGAACCTTTTCTCGGAAAGCAGACAATTCGACGGAGATCTCTTCAGGAGTAGTGTTTTCAACGAGCACGATAATACTTTCGCCACGCTCGTCAGCTCCAGTCGCGCGCAGAACTATATCGGATTCAGAATCGGGAATCATAGATTCCGAGGAGGACATGCGTTCAAAAAGATTACCCTGTCCAAATCCAACGAGAGCACCGCTTATCCCGAGAAATGCAAGTACTGCCCAAAACAGAATAAAAGTTTTTGGGCGAGCAGGTATTTTGTGGCTTAGCCAAGTAAACATACTACTATTCTGTCACAGAATAGTATCCCTGCCTAGGTTTGGTATCTCGCTGTTTTAGGCTGTGCGAGGAATGTTCCAGTCCGTTCTGACGGAATACTCTAGTAGACTAAATCGCGTGGATCTTTTTCAGACGTCGTCAAACTATACTGAATCGCAGCCCGCTTCGCCGCTAGCAGTACGTATGCGGCCGCGCGATTTAAGTGAGGTCATCGGGCAACAGCACCTCCTGGGCGATGGTCAGCCCCTGCGCCGGCTGATAGAACCGGAGGCAGGAGGTGCGCCGAGTTCAGTGATTCTCTGGGGTCCGCCAGGCATCGGAAAAACCACGCTGGCGTACCTTATTGCGCACAAAGAAAGCCGGAGATTTGTTGAGATTTCGGCGGTATCAGCTGGCGTTCAGCAAGTCCGTGCGCATATAGAGCAAGCTCGTGATGCGCTCGTTGTGCACGGCGAGCAAACAGTCCTTTTTATCGACGAGGTTCACCGATTTTCAAAGTCTCAGCAAGATGCTTTGCTACCGGCCGTGGAAAACGGCTGGGTTATTCTGGTCGCGGCGACGACGGAGAATCCCAGCTTCTCGGTTATCGCACCGTTGTTATCGCGTTCCTTGTTATTAACCCTGCATCCGCTGAGTGCTACCGATATTCGTTTGCTTTTGGAACGAGCTCTCTCCGACGAGCGTGGTTTCGGTGGGCATGTCACGATTACAGATGAGGCGTTGGACCAGATCATTCGTTTTGCTGGAGCCGATGCGCGTCGAGCTCTGACAATATTAGAAGCTACGGCGTCAAACGGGAATAGACAACTAACGATCGATGACGTTGAACGTGCGGTAGACGTTTATTCGGTTCGATACGACCGTGATGGGGATCAACATTATGACGTCGTTTCGGCCTTCATTAAGTCGATTCGAGGTTCGGATGTGGATGCTGCGATCCATTATCTAGCGCGCATGCTTGAAGCTGGTGAAGATCCTCGATTTATTGCACGTCGATTAATGATTAGTGCAGCTGAAGATATTGGAATGGCTGATCCAGCTGCCCTGCAGACGGCCACTGCGGCCGCTCAATCTGTTGCGTTAGTGGGCATGCCAGAAGCTCGTATTATTTTGGCAGAGGCTGTTGTCCATTTGGCAACAGCACCTAAGTCTAACCGTGCCTATCTCGCTATTAACGCTGCTATTGCGGATATTCGTGCCGGTAATATAGGCCCAGTGCCGGTGCACTTGCGAGACCAAAGTGTAACCGCTTCACGTGTTGCGGCAGTCAGCACCGGTAAAGACACCGACTACATATATCCGCATGACGAAGTTTCTGGTGTTGCACAACAGCAGTATGCACCGGATGAATTGCGCGACAAACGCTACTATGAACCGACAACACGAGGGTACGAGTCGCAAATCACGTCCCGATTACAACGGATAAATAAGATTTTAGGCAAATGAGCATGCTATCCTAGTCAGGTTGTATTTATGCAACACCCTGGGGTCTTAGCCGATCATGGTGGCCCCGCTTAGCGGAAGCTAAGCGCTAATTATCGACAGGAGAAAATAACTATGGCAGCAAATCGCTCCCGTAAGCTTGTGCGCCAGTCGCGCGCACTCGGTCTCGCTCTTACCCCTAAGGCTGAGCGTTACATGCAGCGTCGTCCTTACCGTCCAGGTGAGCACGGTCGTGGCCGCGTCAAGGAATCCGATTACTCGGTTCGTCTCAAGGAAAAGCAGCGTCTACGTGCGCAGTATGGCATTCGTGAAGCTCAGCTTCGCAAGGTCTGGGACGAAGCTCGTCGTATTGACGGTATGTCCGGTGAGAACCTTGTTGAGCTCTTGGAAATGCGCCTTGATGCACTCGTTCTTCGTGCTGGTTTTGCTCGCACCATTTCTCAGGCTCGTCAGGTTGTTGTGCACCGTCACATTCTCGTTGATGGCAAACTTGTTGACCGCCCATCGTTCCGCGTAAAGCCAGGTCAGGTTGTTCAGGTTAAGCCACGCTCCCAGGCCTCCGCGCAATTCTTGGCAGCGGCCCAAGGCCAGCATGCATCGGTTCTTCCTGCAGTGCCAGAGTACTTGAAGGTAGAACTTGAGAAGCTTCGCTTTGAACTGATTCGCCGCCCGAAGCGTGCTGAAGTTCCGATCACCTGTGATGTCCAGATGGTCGTCGAATTCTACTCACGCTGATAAGCAACTTGTAAAAGCGCGCCGTGGTCTTTCCATGGCGCGCTTTTATATCGTGTACACCACCACATAGCTAGGTCTGCCAGAATCCGGCTCATCCAGCTAGACTACTTATTAGTACTGCCGTGTTCGAGCGGCATCGTCGTCTAAAGGAAAATCACCATGCGCACTGCCGAAATTCGTAAACGTTGGCTGGACTATTTCGCGAAGCATGACCACCACATTGCTGAGTCGGTTCCGCTAATCTCTCCTGATCCCTCGATCCTTTTCACGATTGCCGGAATGGTGCCATTCACGCCATATATCATCGGCACCGAAAAAGCTCCGTACCCGCGCGTCGCATCGGTGCAAAAGTGTATCCGTACCAACGATATTGACAACGTTGGCCGTACCACCCGTCACGGCACGTTTTTCCAAATGTGTGGAAACTTCTCATTCGGTGATTACTTCAAAGAAGGCGCCATGGATTTGGCCTTCGGTTTGCTTACCTCGAGCATAGACGACGGCGGATATGGCCTTGAAAAAGATCGTCTATGGGTGACTATTTGGGATCAGGACGATGTGACGTTCGAGCATCTGACGAAGGTCATCGGGCTCGACCCGCATCATATTGTCAAGCTTCCGCGGGAGCAGATTTTCTGGTCTACTGGCCAGCCTGGACCAGCTGGTCCATGTGCAGAGATTCATTACGATCGCGGCCCAGAGTTCGGCCCAGAAGCAGTTGGCGGCAATGTAGATCCAGGTGGCGATCGCTACCTCGAAATTTGGAACTTGGTCTTTGATCAGTACCTCCGCGGTGAGGGAGAAGGCAAGAACTTCCCGTTGCTCGGCGAACTCGATCAAACTGCGATCGATACCGGCGCTGGTCTTGAGCGTATTGCCTACTTGCTCCAGGGCAAGAACAATATGTATGAAACCGATGAAGTTTACCCAGTTATTCAGGCTGTAGAGAAGATTACTGGCAAGACCTACGGGGAAAAAGAAGAAGACGACGTTTTGATGCGTGTGATTGCTGATCACGTTCGCTCTTCGATGATGCTTATTGCTGATGGCGTTCGCCCTGGAAACGATGGCCGTGGTTACGTTCTGCGTCGCCTGATTCGCCGAGCAGTGCGCTCAGTTCGGTTACTTGGTTACTCTGATCTTGCCTACCCACAGTTGCTTCCAGTTACCAAGGATGCAATGAAAGAATCCTACCCGATTCTCGAAGCCGACTTCGACAAGATTTCCCAAATTGCCTACGCTGAGGAACAAGCATTCCGTCGTACGTTGACCGCCGGAACCCAGATTTTCGAGCAGGCTGCTGCTGACGCAATTTCAGCAGGTTCACAACTACCTGGCGACGCCGCTTTTACCCTACACGATACATATGGATTCCCGATTGATCTTACGCTCGAAATGGCTGCCGAAAAGGGGATCGCGGTTGACGAGTCTGGTTTCCGTCAATTGATGCAAGAACAGAAGGATCGTGCACGAGCTGATGCACAGGCAAAGAAGACCGGCCATGTTGACGCAACTGTTTATCATGAAATTCAGAGCGTAGGTGGCGATACTCACTTCTTGGGTTACACTGACTACTCTGCCGATGGCAAGGTTGTGGGCCTACTGCAAGATGGTGCTACGGTACCAGCGGTTCAGGCACCTGCCCACGTTGATGTCGTACTCGATCAGACTCCGTTCTGGGCCGAGCAAGGTGGTCAGCTACCTGACCACGGCACGATTACTGTTGCTGGTGGTGGAATCGTTGAAATCACTGATGTTCAGATGCCGATTAAGGGTCTTTTTGTTCACCGCGGCACTCTTACTGAAGGCTCTATCGCGCTGAATGATCGTGTGTATTCAGCTATTAATGCAGAGCGTCGCGAGCAAATTGCGCGTGCACACACGGCAACTCACATGGTTCATAAGGCATTGCATGAGTACTTAGGCGAACAAGCTACGCAGGCCGGTTCGGAGAACTCGCCATCGCGGTTGCGTTTTGATTTCCGGCATGGAGAGCAGGTTCCGACCTCCGTCATGCGTGATATTGAGTCCCGAGTTAACGATCGTCTGCAAGAGAATCTCGATGTCACTGATCAAATTATGACTCTCGACGAAGCAAAAGCATCTGGTGCGATGGCACTGTTCGGTGAGAAGTATGGTTCCCATGTTCGAGTAGTGTCTATTGGTGGAGACTGGTCACGCGAACTTTGTGCGGGGACTCATGTGCGGACGTCGGGCGCTCTTGGATTAGTTAGTATTCTCGGGGAGTCCTCCATCGGTTCTGGTGTGCGACGTATCGAGGCACTCGTCGGTGCTGGTGCGTATGCTGCTGGAGCTCGTGAACGCGCATTGCTTTCGCAGCTTTCGACCTTGACGCATGTACGTATGGAAGAGCTCCCCGAACATATTGATACCTTGCTCTCGCGTCTCAAGCAGGCTGACAAAGAAATAGCGTCACTGCGAAAGGAAAAGATGCTTTCGCAGATGAGTAACGTTGTTTCACAGCGCGTTGATATTAACGGTATCTCGGTTGTCGCTCACGATCTGGGTGACGTTGCCTCAGCTGATGACGTTCGTCTGGCAGTGATGGATGTTCGTGAACGTCTTGGCCAGACTCCGGCGGTAGTTGCTATGACAGGTACCGCTAAAGGTCGTCCAACAATTGTCATCGCAACCAACGAATCCGCCCGTGAGCGCAATATTAAGGCCGGAATACTCGTATCTGTCGCCGCGAAGATTCTTGGCGGCGGTGGCGGCGGAAAGCCGGACCTTGCGCAAGGTGGCGGTACCGACGTCTCCCAGATTCCGGCAGCTTTTGACGCGATTACTGCAGCAGTCTCTGCGAGCTAAATCCGGCAGAAATTTTCGATTATGCGACAAGGTATTCGGATAGCAGTAGATGTAGGTGAGGTACGCGTCGGAATCGCGCGCAGTGATTCCGACGGTATCCTCGCCACGCCAGTCGGAACCTACCGACGAGGCATAGATGACTTTTCGGCAGTCCTTCAGCTCATCCGTGCCTACGATGTTTTGGAGGTTATCGTTGGTTTACCTCGAAACATGGACGGTTCAGAGGGCAAATCTGCAACCAATGCTCGGCGGTGGGCGCGCCGAATTGCTAAGAAAATTGCACCAATTTCGGTGAGAATGGTTGACGAACGGTTATCAACTGTCAGCGCTCATCAACTTTTACACGATGTAGGACGCAAGGAGAAGACACATCGGAGTGTCATCGATCAGGTTGCGGCAGGTATCATTTTAGAAAGTGCTCTCGCGCACGAGCGCTCAACGGGATCTCCTGCTGGAGAACTCATTGCGATTCAGGAGAATTAGGTGTCAGAAGTATTTACTGAGTTAAATAACACTCAATACCGGAAAGCAAAAGCACGTCGCGCTTACCGGCGTAAGAAGCGTATCCGAACGGCACTAGTTCTTTTCATAACTTGTGTTGTCGTAGTTGCAGCAACAGTTGTTGCTGTACCGTATGTACACAGTGTCTTCAGCTCACAGGCGGTCTCGGACTACGAAGGCCCAGGTAGTGGCGAAGTTATCGTGGAGATTCCCGAAGGCGCAACTGGCACTTCGATGGCAGATATCCTCGCAGAAGCTGACGTCGTTGCGTCGTCTTCGGCATTTGTCAATGCGTTTAAATCTGATCCACGTTCAGCATCGATTCAGCCTGGTGCCTATAGGCTTAAATTAAAGATGTCTGGGCAAGGCGCGGTTTCTGCTCTGTTAGATCCTGCAACAAAAGCAGAACTAAAGATCACGATTCCTGAAGGTTTTGCCAAGGCACAGATTGCTGAGCGAGTCGCTAACGTCATGGAAGTACCACTAGATGAAGTTACCGCTGTCATCAACGATGCCCAAGCGCTTGGGTTGCCAGCTGAAGCTAACGGTAATGCTGAAGGTTGGTTAGCGCCAGCAACGTATACCGTAGCTCCGAATGCGGATGTTACCGAAGTGTTGTCCGATATGGTCTCAAAGCGCATCACTGGGCTAGAGAAAATTAAGCTTCCACGCGAAAATTGGCAACGAACTCTTACGGTTGCTTCGATTGTCGAGCGTGAAGTTAACTGGCCAGAACACTATGGCCAAGTTGCACGGGTCATCGAAAACCGCCTCAATAATACTGATCAGGTCGGCGGCAAACTTCAGATGGACTCGACGACGATGTATGGCGTTGGAAAATTCGGTGGCATCCCGAGCGAAGAAGAACTACAGAACGATAATCCGTATAACACCTATTTGTACCCTGGCCTTCCGCCATTCCCAATTTCAAACCCCAGCCTCGATGTGATTGAAGCGTCAGCAAATCCACCAGCGGGAGATTGGCTTTTCTTTGTGACGGTGAATCTTGATTCGGGAGAGACTTTGTTCTCTAACAATCTCGAGGAGCATTCAAAGAATGTTGAGATTTTGCGTCAGTGGTACGCCGAGAAT comes from the Arcanobacterium phocisimile genome and includes:
- a CDS encoding L,D-transpeptidase family protein, whose protein sequence is MTKKRLAVFGSIGVAGAIIIALMSYVAYFAVTGRALPHAHVGHLDVGGMSETEIKTELTSNIDSVHASISGEGVNNVTADLATMGAQFDVEETTKRVLTSHRPALDYFTSIFSHSAVEPAVSFPDEAKLQEFAQTLTEGQESASMPTAARIEEQDGNFVVIPGTDGRGVPVSEVKRVATELAIAQKSLDVSVQTAALPTQAPSEEMKALATHVNQLRDAEVSIVVGDETITADSATKTSWVSIVDNAPQINKDLVTQWVTSISEDLVTEEVVGIRYKNDRGDIIRVGAQAVPAQNLTNVDQIVSTISTNILNNAPTSQTVEVSTGEEKWEDRLVAVGAENLAYLAAEGEKWIDVNLSNFTVMGYEGATAVKGPIPLIAGAAETPTITGTFNIWHKTPSQTMRGTNVDGTRYETPGVPWIMYFQGDFAIHGAPWRRSFGYDAGEYGSHGCVNVSVSDAKSLYDWAPKGTVVVSHY
- a CDS encoding GNAT family N-acetyltransferase, whose protein sequence is MPKKNNSVFWDVEVAPRWAGIEPVYQFDSSEVQVMLGYIDGQKSLDIFGEDAAVIDQLAYVKASFDRPDLSTMPKSIPALLDEETRDYFGPSFGWDWDFYYTETSLRDVDGTENVELLDCKSSLFQRYSHEIYDALRQANPISDALEHFEELSWFIIREDSGIACVLGFEKDGDKAYLHGLGTNPAYRGRGYAQAIMVGATNQLLHTNTMVYFSMWGWNSAARQLYSKIGVQHGAELTHGRREPFTELNAQW
- a CDS encoding MMPL family transporter, with protein sequence MFTWLSHKIPARPKTFILFWAVLAFLGISGALVGFGQGNLFERMSSSESMIPDSESDIVLRATGADERGESIIVLVENTTPEEISVELSAFREKVQALPHVASVNDPQNVDERFKQELAAQIDIAVEQAISDNQEFIDQAAQGALQSAAPLLEQARSTGGPEAEYAAREQIIEQATTEAQMAIAEQARTQARQATIDVPNPAKAFTNGNSFVLVTQLDPGQFPQTVADVKDHVTSLSDTLNDADNNITVSAVSATLATNVILDQTAEDLVTGETVGLPIALVLLVVVFGGAIAAGLPLGSALISIAIGLGAVWTITFITNVDNFILNIVTLIGLALSIDYGLLVVSRYREEIAEYTNDPDSPELKEHIAYAIQKTITTAGRTVAFSALTIALAISGLLFMNAPMLRMIAIGGVIVTLLAVATAITLVPALIVVSGRKLVAPSALSRFTLMRFLFVRFGDSASDKGIFSRLARWVQKRPWQIVVSTLLLLGIIAAPVLGLTLRSNFTDYLPQDSEEKHVIATVDKDFPAFSTPEISLLAHADVSDTTALVEQIKELPSITGAREPVATDNGVVIGFDVDTDDAVSKEVTDLVSEIRGLDASFSFDVGGPAALQMDFASSIASDTPIALGIVIASVVVLLFFMTGSIIAPLTALVINSLSLLAGLGGAAFLFNHGLFGLPQTSGIETFVVATAIAFGFGLAMDYEVFLLARIKEYWDLGESNDMAVEHGLQRSGRIITSAAAIIIAVFIGFVFGELVAIKQIGVVLAIIVVVDATIVRMLLVPAMMTILGKWNWWAPRPLRKLYKRFAIHH
- a CDS encoding replication-associated recombination protein A produces the protein MDLFQTSSNYTESQPASPLAVRMRPRDLSEVIGQQHLLGDGQPLRRLIEPEAGGAPSSVILWGPPGIGKTTLAYLIAHKESRRFVEISAVSAGVQQVRAHIEQARDALVVHGEQTVLFIDEVHRFSKSQQDALLPAVENGWVILVAATTENPSFSVIAPLLSRSLLLTLHPLSATDIRLLLERALSDERGFGGHVTITDEALDQIIRFAGADARRALTILEATASNGNRQLTIDDVERAVDVYSVRYDRDGDQHYDVVSAFIKSIRGSDVDAAIHYLARMLEAGEDPRFIARRLMISAAEDIGMADPAALQTATAAAQSVALVGMPEARIILAEAVVHLATAPKSNRAYLAINAAIADIRAGNIGPVPVHLRDQSVTASRVAAVSTGKDTDYIYPHDEVSGVAQQQYAPDELRDKRYYEPTTRGYESQITSRLQRINKILGK
- the rpsD gene encoding 30S ribosomal protein S4, whose protein sequence is MAANRSRKLVRQSRALGLALTPKAERYMQRRPYRPGEHGRGRVKESDYSVRLKEKQRLRAQYGIREAQLRKVWDEARRIDGMSGENLVELLEMRLDALVLRAGFARTISQARQVVVHRHILVDGKLVDRPSFRVKPGQVVQVKPRSQASAQFLAAAQGQHASVLPAVPEYLKVELEKLRFELIRRPKRAEVPITCDVQMVVEFYSR
- the alaS gene encoding alanine--tRNA ligase, which encodes MRTAEIRKRWLDYFAKHDHHIAESVPLISPDPSILFTIAGMVPFTPYIIGTEKAPYPRVASVQKCIRTNDIDNVGRTTRHGTFFQMCGNFSFGDYFKEGAMDLAFGLLTSSIDDGGYGLEKDRLWVTIWDQDDVTFEHLTKVIGLDPHHIVKLPREQIFWSTGQPGPAGPCAEIHYDRGPEFGPEAVGGNVDPGGDRYLEIWNLVFDQYLRGEGEGKNFPLLGELDQTAIDTGAGLERIAYLLQGKNNMYETDEVYPVIQAVEKITGKTYGEKEEDDVLMRVIADHVRSSMMLIADGVRPGNDGRGYVLRRLIRRAVRSVRLLGYSDLAYPQLLPVTKDAMKESYPILEADFDKISQIAYAEEQAFRRTLTAGTQIFEQAAADAISAGSQLPGDAAFTLHDTYGFPIDLTLEMAAEKGIAVDESGFRQLMQEQKDRARADAQAKKTGHVDATVYHEIQSVGGDTHFLGYTDYSADGKVVGLLQDGATVPAVQAPAHVDVVLDQTPFWAEQGGQLPDHGTITVAGGGIVEITDVQMPIKGLFVHRGTLTEGSIALNDRVYSAINAERREQIARAHTATHMVHKALHEYLGEQATQAGSENSPSRLRFDFRHGEQVPTSVMRDIESRVNDRLQENLDVTDQIMTLDEAKASGAMALFGEKYGSHVRVVSIGGDWSRELCAGTHVRTSGALGLVSILGESSIGSGVRRIEALVGAGAYAAGARERALLSQLSTLTHVRMEELPEHIDTLLSRLKQADKEIASLRKEKMLSQMSNVVSQRVDINGISVVAHDLGDVASADDVRLAVMDVRERLGQTPAVVAMTGTAKGRPTIVIATNESARERNIKAGILVSVAAKILGGGGGGKPDLAQGGGTDVSQIPAAFDAITAAVSAS
- the ruvX gene encoding Holliday junction resolvase RuvX produces the protein MRQGIRIAVDVGEVRVGIARSDSDGILATPVGTYRRGIDDFSAVLQLIRAYDVLEVIVGLPRNMDGSEGKSATNARRWARRIAKKIAPISVRMVDERLSTVSAHQLLHDVGRKEKTHRSVIDQVAAGIILESALAHERSTGSPAGELIAIQEN
- the mltG gene encoding endolytic transglycosylase MltG; protein product: MSEVFTELNNTQYRKAKARRAYRRKKRIRTALVLFITCVVVVAATVVAVPYVHSVFSSQAVSDYEGPGSGEVIVEIPEGATGTSMADILAEADVVASSSAFVNAFKSDPRSASIQPGAYRLKLKMSGQGAVSALLDPATKAELKITIPEGFAKAQIAERVANVMEVPLDEVTAVINDAQALGLPAEANGNAEGWLAPATYTVAPNADVTEVLSDMVSKRITGLEKIKLPRENWQRTLTVASIVEREVNWPEHYGQVARVIENRLNNTDQVGGKLQMDSTTMYGVGKFGGIPSEEELQNDNPYNTYLYPGLPPFPISNPSLDVIEASANPPAGDWLFFVTVNLDSGETLFSNNLEEHSKNVEILRQWYAENEKTNGN